TTTGTTTTTGGTATGTATGATTATATATAACCTATTTCTATTATTTAAGCAACGAGATTGTGTTTTTTCTCCAAATATTTATTAGCCGTTAGATTaacattagataaaaaaaatattatttgagacacctaaatattttagattgacgctatctttatttactttttcttctcttcattcttgaAAAACTACGCAACTTAaagttttatgatattttatccTTATATCTAAAAGTGTATCATGGTGGGATAAATATTTGACCTTATACATTACGAACATCAATAGGATTACTTCTTATTTAAGCATTGTTTTAATGATCCTGCACCGTATAAGAAATCTAAATGAAAAAGTACAAAGCGGTTTCCCAACTTCTCTATTCTTCTCTTGCATCATCGTTAATCTCGTCAAGAATCACTATTAACGCCACTATGAACGCATAATCAATGTTCGGATAAATCGTCACCATGAAATGATCTTTTCCAATCAAAATACTCTGAACTGTGTGCTTTTTATGCATCTGTAATACCATTCCAACAAAACATTTTCAGTTACCAATacttatgattaaaatagtattgaaataaattaatttatgcaactaattaataaaatctaCCTCCGTTTACTGATAAGTCTCTAATGTTTGGatacaagtttaaaaaaaattataaagattaaagaaacagttttctataaaaaaaacaaaaataggtCATTTTAAACTTGAGATGCGAAACACATATATATCTTGTtcgagaaaaaaagaaatatcgTGGAGGGAGAAAAATGTGTTTAAAAGAATATGGATTTAGATATTTAATGAGAAAAGTTTTACCTGAGCAACGATGTTGTTAGATTCACCAGCATAAACAACGCAAGATCGTTCAAACCAGCTACCTTTGACCTTAAAGTCACAAATATCTTCTCTTGTGTTATTAGCCATAAACACATCCAATTTCGTCTTAAACTGAATAAGGGACGATCGCTTCAGAGAAAATATTAGATCTTTGTCATCTGTGCTTTCCCCTCTGAAAGCTTGCCACCGATCATGTGCTGTCATCATCTGCAtcaacaacaccatttttcACCAATTTTTATAATTGGATAAACCCACttaaacaacataaaattattttcataactttatttaaCCATTCTATACATTCAAAATTACCGTAACAATTTCACCTTACTAGCATAACACGGATTTATTCCAATTTTTgaatcatatttaatatttagaaattcgctttatatgatatattaaatgagatgttactgtgtttctttttataaactattttttaatatataataaaggcTAGATCGAAGAAGACTGTGTGTGATTATCTAAAAGAGGGAACTAATCTCGGAGTGTTTAGTTAATTCAAGCATGCGTGATTAACTTTCACTAAGTATAAACTTTACCCTAATAATTGAAACGACTGTGTGAAGTGGTGGGAGAGACGAGGAGAAAGGAAGAATGAAAAACCTTGCGGCGGAGGGTGACGAGGGGGTGGCCGGCGGCGTCGAGGAGGACGCGGCGGTCACGGAGGGTCATGAGAGAGCCCTTGACTTTGAAGACCACGTTGCCGTTGACGTCGGTGACCACGAAGTTGCCGTCGGCGATGGACATCACCTTCTTCACCACCGCCAGATCCACGGGGTACGGAGCGCAGAACTGGGGCCCGATCACGGTGGTTGGAACCGCCGGCATCGGAACGGAGGTGGTGGGCTGCGGTGGATAATGAGGGTTTGGGTATGCCATGTAGAAGGATCAcactcaaacaaacaagtaataacaaattatgtaattattgtCTTCAAATCGAAAGTGTTGTTTTTCTAATCTTTGAATGAATGTGAGTTTCTTATATAGAAGACTCATTATTGATGCTGAGGATCTAGCTAGATGTTGGATGTgcttgcattttttttctttagttaaaTAGATCatttacaataatttttcaaaattgttcATTATTGAAAGGTTGTCACATCATCTgtactttttataattaaacacacaaaaaattatttgtttcttttcgCCAAAATAACTcgtctttttcttttatcaagaaataaaagttatcattttcttcattgaaTTTGTTAGTT
This sequence is a window from Vigna angularis cultivar LongXiaoDou No.4 chromosome 2, ASM1680809v1, whole genome shotgun sequence. Protein-coding genes within it:
- the LOC108328078 gene encoding protein LURP-one-related 10 produces the protein MAYPNPHYPPQPTTSVPMPAVPTTVIGPQFCAPYPVDLAVVKKVMSIADGNFVVTDVNGNVVFKVKGSLMTLRDRRVLLDAAGHPLVTLRRKMMTAHDRWQAFRGESTDDKDLIFSLKRSSLIQFKTKLDVFMANNTREDICDFKVKGSWFERSCVVYAGESNNIVAQMHKKHTVQSILIGKDHFMVTIYPNIDYAFIVALIVILDEINDDAREE